A stretch of Nitrospirota bacterium DNA encodes these proteins:
- a CDS encoding YihY/virulence factor BrkB family protein codes for MTRSRRSWIFFLKALNRFFAVDGLFLASGLAFELLLSCIPFLFLVASALGFFLFKKDLEMVWLQEILHNLLPSTRQTFTEVLSTITDNRNSFGLAGFLFFFLFSSSMFGSVRTVLDRIFELKQDRHFLMDKLWDLIVMFMASILFVLAMGIESLLLIMERIGERSHIFKTLIAQEWTATSFLLGLGFTISLFLILYRFCPSIRIGNKALWITSITGTILFEISKLVFNWYMTLSTNYTLLFGTLSGVLFFILWIYYSCLVFVLSAVVGWTIENSLMDKGS; via the coding sequence ATGACCCGTTCAAGAAGAAGTTGGATTTTTTTCCTGAAGGCCTTAAATCGCTTTTTTGCGGTCGATGGACTCTTTCTTGCTTCGGGACTAGCTTTTGAACTCCTGCTTTCCTGTATTCCCTTTCTTTTTCTGGTTGCCTCTGCTCTTGGTTTTTTTCTCTTTAAGAAGGATCTGGAAATGGTCTGGCTACAGGAAATTCTTCACAACCTGTTGCCTTCCACCCGCCAAACATTCACGGAAGTTCTTTCAACGATTACCGACAACCGGAATTCGTTTGGCCTCGCCGGTTTTCTCTTTTTCTTTCTATTTAGCAGTTCCATGTTTGGATCTGTACGTACCGTTCTGGATCGGATCTTTGAGTTGAAGCAGGACCGCCATTTTCTGATGGATAAACTCTGGGATTTAATCGTCATGTTCATGGCGTCTATTTTATTTGTCCTCGCGATGGGAATCGAATCTCTATTATTAATCATGGAGAGAATCGGTGAACGAAGTCACATTTTCAAAACCCTTATTGCCCAGGAGTGGACGGCAACTAGTTTTTTGCTCGGGCTCGGCTTCACCATCTCATTATTTCTTATTTTGTATCGATTTTGTCCCTCTATCCGGATCGGAAATAAAGCGCTATGGATAACTTCAATAACCGGAACGATTCTATTTGAAATTTCAAAGCTTGTTTTTAACTGGTATATGACGCTTTCGACTAACTATACACTTCTCTTCGGCACTTTAAGCGGCGTTTTATTTTTTATTTTATGGATATATTACTCTTGTTTGGTATTTGTTCTTTCCGCAGTAGTGGGATGGACAATCGAGAATTCTCTGATGGATAAGGGATCATAG
- a CDS encoding KUP/HAK/KT family potassium transporter, producing MKTRTHQKDFPTLLLAAIGIVFGDIGTSPLYTLRVVVDLAGGKPSPEVALSLLSLIIWALLITVSVKYVLFVMRADNQGEGGILALMALLKGNKMRRGLTIAIGLFGAALIYGDGVLTPAISVLSAVEGIKIVDPGISHYVLPLSLAILIVLFAVQFLGTAKIGWIFGPIMVLWFIILAILGIRGILIYPGVLAALNPWHAIKFLLTSGHSGFLVLGGVFLAVTGAEALYADMGHFGVRPIRMAWYGLVLPSLLLNYAGQTALVMSGSNLDDSIFYRLSPSGFLVPVICVATLATIVASQSIITGIFSMTRQAIQLGWSPRLHIRQTSSESYGQIYIGSINWLLMLVTLILTASFGSSDRLAGAYGIAVSLTMFLTTILLFFTMRENWEWSLWVSLLLAGLFCLVDLAFLSGNLMKILEGGWVPLLLASGVFFLMRTWHLGASAVGNKMRSHAVPVESFIKDISDQHIPRVPGVAVFMDKLTEQTPPIIIWHVTHNRALHSQVVALAIVVRHTPWVKPENRLKIEKLGENFWRIVADYGFMETIDIPELLKRSETECRLDLSDVTYYIGHETVLHGTGSALPAWKENVYSFLQRNSAQISEYFSLPRNQVVEIGRQIEI from the coding sequence ATGAAAACACGTACTCATCAAAAGGATTTTCCAACGCTTCTTCTTGCCGCAATTGGCATTGTCTTTGGAGATATCGGGACAAGCCCGCTATATACCTTGAGGGTAGTGGTAGATCTTGCCGGAGGGAAACCTTCGCCTGAAGTTGCGCTTAGCCTCCTTTCACTGATCATCTGGGCTTTGTTGATTACGGTCTCTGTCAAATATGTCCTTTTCGTGATGCGTGCTGATAACCAGGGCGAAGGGGGCATTTTAGCTTTGATGGCCTTGCTTAAAGGAAACAAGATGCGCAGGGGTCTTACGATCGCAATAGGGTTGTTTGGCGCGGCCCTGATATATGGAGATGGAGTTCTGACTCCTGCGATATCCGTGCTATCAGCCGTAGAAGGGATCAAAATCGTAGATCCGGGCATCTCCCATTACGTTCTTCCACTTTCTCTTGCCATTCTCATTGTTCTTTTTGCTGTCCAGTTCCTAGGAACAGCGAAAATCGGCTGGATCTTTGGGCCGATCATGGTTTTGTGGTTTATTATTCTTGCGATTTTGGGAATCAGGGGGATCCTGATTTATCCGGGAGTCTTGGCGGCATTAAACCCCTGGCATGCCATTAAATTTCTCTTAACAAGCGGGCATTCTGGATTCCTCGTATTGGGCGGGGTGTTTCTTGCGGTAACTGGAGCAGAGGCGCTATATGCTGATATGGGACATTTCGGTGTCCGACCTATCCGTATGGCCTGGTATGGTCTTGTCTTACCATCCCTTCTTCTGAATTATGCGGGCCAAACGGCTCTGGTAATGTCAGGAAGTAATCTCGATGATAGCATCTTTTATCGCCTATCGCCTTCGGGTTTCCTTGTTCCTGTGATTTGCGTCGCAACTCTGGCCACAATCGTTGCCAGCCAGTCAATCATCACGGGTATTTTTTCAATGACTCGACAGGCGATTCAACTAGGCTGGTCTCCGCGCCTCCATATTCGACAGACATCCTCCGAAAGCTATGGTCAGATCTACATTGGTTCTATCAACTGGCTTCTCATGCTCGTCACTCTAATACTCACCGCGTCATTCGGGAGTTCCGATCGACTTGCCGGCGCATATGGTATTGCAGTTTCCCTGACGATGTTTCTGACGACCATTCTTCTTTTTTTCACCATGAGGGAGAATTGGGAGTGGTCATTGTGGGTGAGTCTCCTTCTGGCTGGATTATTTTGCCTTGTCGACCTGGCGTTTCTTTCCGGGAACCTGATGAAAATCCTGGAGGGAGGATGGGTGCCGTTGCTCTTGGCCAGCGGGGTATTCTTTTTAATGAGAACTTGGCACTTGGGCGCATCGGCTGTTGGGAACAAAATGAGAAGCCATGCTGTTCCGGTGGAATCTTTTATAAAAGACATTTCCGACCAACATATTCCCCGGGTTCCCGGGGTCGCTGTCTTTATGGATAAACTGACAGAGCAGACTCCGCCCATTATCATCTGGCATGTTACCCATAACAGGGCACTCCATTCTCAGGTAGTTGCCCTCGCGATTGTTGTGAGGCATACGCCGTGGGTAAAACCTGAAAATCGCTTAAAAATTGAAAAACTTGGGGAAAATTTCTGGCGGATTGTTGCTGATTACGGTTTTATGGAGACGATTGATATCCCGGAACTATTAAAGAGGTCGGAAACGGAATGCCGACTTGATTTAAGCGATGTAACCTACTACATCGGACATGAGACCGTTTTACATGGGACAGGGTCCGCCCTTCCTGCCTGGAAAGAGAATGTTTATTCTTTTTTGCAACGAAACTCAGCCCAAATAAGCGAATACTTTAGCCTGCCCAGGAATCAGGTCGTTGAAATTGGACGCCAGATCGAGATTTAA
- a CDS encoding IS3 family transposase (programmed frameshift), which translates to MLTRRKFSKEFKREAVELVKSSSKPARDLGIGVNILSRWCREMEKEGGKAFRGQGIPRDEELATLKRELNQVKKERGFFKRSGGVLRERIEVRFRAIECCRDSYPIRLMCRCLNVSPSSYYGWRDRPLSKRAQENQRLLNRIKVLHAESDGVKGRGRIWEDLRYDGESCSKHRIARLMQRSGIQGILQRRRWKKKDSGRRPVGVENHLERDFKADEPNTKWVTDITYIRTAERWLYLCVVLDLHCGIVVGWSMSHQQEKQLVLQAVLMALWQRKDRQPVILHSDRGGQFISDEYQGFLSGHNLVCSMSTVGSCADNAAMEGFFGMLKRERVNRRQYRTRNEARADIFDYIECFHNPRRRRKLEEVKQNNLLLTQLFVKTG; encoded by the exons ATGTTAACAAGACGGAAATTCAGCAAGGAGTTTAAGCGTGAGGCGGTAGAACTGGTGAAATCCAGTTCAAAGCCGGCAAGGGATCTGGGGATAGGTGTCAATATCCTGAGCCGCTGGTGCCGGGAGATGGAAAAAGAGGGGGGAAAAGCCTTTCGGGGTCAGGGAATTCCGAGAGATGAGGAGCTAGCCACCCTGAAGCGTGAGCTGAACCAGGTTAAGAAGGAACGGG GATTTTTTAAAAGAAGCGGCGGCGTTCTTCGCGAGAGGATCGAAGTAAGATTCCGGGCGATTGAGTGTTGCCGCGATAGCTATCCGATTCGATTGATGTGCCGGTGTCTGAATGTGTCTCCCAGTAGTTATTACGGCTGGAGAGACCGCCCACTAAGTAAAAGGGCCCAAGAGAATCAACGATTATTGAATCGGATCAAGGTTCTTCATGCCGAAAGTGATGGGGTCAAGGGAAGAGGGAGAATCTGGGAGGATTTGCGCTATGACGGGGAATCCTGCAGCAAGCATCGGATCGCTCGGCTCATGCAAAGATCGGGCATTCAGGGAATCCTGCAGCGGCGACGTTGGAAGAAGAAGGACTCGGGTCGACGACCTGTGGGAGTGGAGAATCACCTCGAACGTGACTTTAAGGCAGATGAACCGAATACCAAGTGGGTAACCGATATTACCTATATTCGGACTGCAGAGAGGTGGTTATACCTGTGTGTTGTACTGGATCTGCACTGTGGGATTGTCGTGGGCTGGTCGATGAGCCATCAGCAAGAGAAGCAACTGGTCCTCCAAGCTGTGTTGATGGCCTTATGGCAACGGAAAGATCGGCAACCGGTTATTCTGCATTCTGATCGCGGGGGCCAGTTTATCAGCGATGAATACCAGGGCTTTCTCTCAGGTCACAACCTGGTCTGCAGCATGAGTACAGTAGGCAGTTGTGCTGACAATGCGGCAATGGAAGGATTCTTCGGGATGTTAAAACGCGAACGGGTAAACCGACGACAGTATCGGACTCGTAACGAAGCCAGAGCGGATATATTTGACTATATCGAGTGCTTTCACAATCCGAGGCGAAGAAGGAAGCTTGAAGAAGTTAAACAGAATAATTTACTCTTAACTCAACTGTTCGTGAAAACAGGGTAG
- a CDS encoding tetratricopeptide repeat protein yields MSFPKLRTWVILSVILCACVHTYHLKDDYDLRAKIRTAEEFNDAEGSRNAYGMALEKARQYNADPQELATLNYEYGRASGIVCNFVEAENHLLEAMKLDEQSSGPVHMDLVELARLNYDQKKYSQAIPYFERAILVLQQMNGPKLAPIGLADILDEYSHALIEIGKSEESRNVHERAERLRRDNPMGESITDRTPYGTKCDKH; encoded by the coding sequence ATGAGTTTTCCCAAGTTGAGAACATGGGTTATATTGAGCGTAATTCTATGTGCCTGTGTTCACACTTATCATTTGAAAGACGATTACGATCTGCGTGCAAAAATAAGAACAGCAGAAGAATTCAATGATGCCGAAGGTTCTAGGAACGCGTACGGAATGGCCCTCGAAAAAGCCCGTCAGTATAACGCCGATCCTCAAGAACTAGCGACTTTGAATTATGAATATGGACGTGCTTCCGGCATTGTGTGCAATTTTGTGGAGGCAGAGAATCATCTATTGGAGGCGATGAAACTTGATGAACAATCATCTGGACCCGTTCATATGGATCTAGTTGAACTGGCCAGGCTAAACTATGATCAAAAGAAGTATTCTCAAGCCATTCCGTATTTCGAACGCGCCATTCTCGTCCTCCAACAAATGAATGGACCTAAACTAGCACCAATAGGTCTTGCCGATATCCTCGATGAATATTCCCATGCCCTAATTGAAATCGGAAAGTCCGAGGAGTCCAGAAATGTGCATGAGCGGGCAGAAAGGTTAAGAAGAGATAATCCCATGGGTGAATCCATTACTGACAGAACACCATACGGAACCAAATGCGATAAACACTAG
- a CDS encoding L,D-transpeptidase family protein, translating to MKRIVIIFAVISIAGILVWANWPISPLPDGSVSNYLIITKSTRSLELYKDHTLLRSYHVSIGRHSVGPKQKEGDGRTPEGTYTIDYHKQASSFHKALHISYPSNSETAQALARGDKPGGLIMIHGMRNGLGFLGRLHTFLDWTDGCIAVTNHEIEEIWRVVPDGTPVNIRP from the coding sequence TTGAAACGAATAGTCATTATATTTGCCGTCATCTCAATTGCCGGAATCCTCGTCTGGGCAAATTGGCCTATTTCTCCACTTCCGGATGGCAGTGTATCTAACTATCTTATAATTACAAAATCAACTCGATCTCTTGAGCTCTATAAAGACCATACGCTCCTGCGCTCATACCACGTTTCTATAGGTCGTCACTCAGTGGGTCCGAAACAAAAAGAGGGTGACGGACGTACACCGGAAGGGACATATACAATTGATTACCACAAGCAGGCCAGTTCCTTTCACAAAGCTCTTCATATTTCCTATCCCTCGAATTCTGAAACAGCGCAGGCATTGGCAAGGGGTGATAAACCCGGTGGACTGATTATGATTCACGGCATGAGAAACGGGCTTGGCTTTCTCGGACGATTACACACTTTCTTGGATTGGACCGATGGGTGTATCGCTGTCACAAATCATGAGATAGAAGAGATTTGGCGAGTGGTTCCTGATGGCACTCCGGTTAATATTCGACCATGA
- the lepB gene encoding signal peptidase I: MDRLERDLFSLSLPILFLLGPMLLHDSKNVVIIIPALYLVSLAYRIIVIWDSIRTARITSPEFLLKKYNKIPIYIGLMSFVFIIYIGLTAFIKNNYLQAYRIPAASMEPTLIIGDKILVDRHSSGRIPNRGDLIVFEYPRATNVDLIKRVVAIGGDTVEVRNKFLLMNGQEVTEPNVVHRDPNVIPERDNFGPVKVPDVKSLSWAITGIRVLTVDSGVSLISQK, encoded by the coding sequence ATGGACAGGCTCGAAAGGGACTTATTTTCTTTATCATTGCCGATATTGTTTTTGCTTGGTCCTATGTTGCTCCATGACAGCAAGAATGTCGTCATTATTATTCCCGCTCTTTATCTAGTATCCTTGGCTTACCGCATCATAGTGATTTGGGATTCGATCAGGACCGCACGAATAACGAGCCCTGAATTTTTATTAAAAAAATATAATAAAATACCTATATATATTGGTTTAATGTCCTTTGTATTTATCATTTACATTGGGCTTACTGCTTTTATCAAAAATAATTATTTGCAGGCATACCGAATACCTGCAGCCAGCATGGAGCCAACACTGATTATCGGTGACAAAATTCTCGTAGACAGACATTCTTCTGGACGAATCCCTAATCGAGGAGACCTGATTGTTTTCGAATACCCCAGAGCTACCAACGTAGATTTAATTAAACGTGTAGTGGCAATCGGGGGTGATACTGTGGAAGTTCGTAATAAGTTCCTTTTAATGAATGGCCAAGAGGTAACTGAACCTAATGTTGTTCACAGGGACCCGAATGTAATTCCTGAACGTGACAATTTCGGCCCCGTAAAGGTTCCTGACGTAAAATCTTTGTCATGGGCGATAACCGGGATAAGAGTCTTGACAGTAGATTCTGGGGTTTCCTTGATAAGTCAAAAATAA